The DNA region GTAGAAGCGGTGAACCACGCCAGTTTAGACTACTACATCGCAAAGCCTTGGAAAGGCGAAGCGCTTCGAGAGGCGCTTGTGTCGCAACTGACTGCTTTCATGATAGAAAATGACGATAACCTTTTATCATGGACTGCAATTCTAGATTCTGAAGCCATTTTGAACGCTATGGCGAAACGACGCAGTAGCTTTGGTGAATAACCCCTCCCCATAGAAAACGCGGACAGATAAAGAGAATCTGGCGCGTTTTTTGCTGTTAAGTTGGCACAATTGAGTCAATTGACAAAACATCGACACATTTTTGTTGGTCGTAGACCTTCGTTTTTATTATGATGTCGAACAAATCAGATTAAGGTTCAAGTGGTTACTTGGATCCATGGAACTATAAGACAAGGTTTATCGTTAGTTATGCGTAAAACACTATTAGCCGCTGCCCTTTTGTTGGCATCTAGCCAAGCTCTAGCTGCGAACGATTACAACGCTCCAGCAACAATGAGCAACTTTAGCTACGACTACATGGAAGCTCGTATCGGTGCAAGCCCAGTAACATTCGGTGCTGGTTTCAGCAAATCAATTCACCCAAATGCGCACATCATTGCTCGCATCGATTCTGAATTCGATGGTGATTTCGATTCAGCAGCGGGTTTTGGTTTCCACTCGCCACTAAATAACTGGGCTGACCTAACAGGTGCAATGCTAATGCGTGTTGTACAGCCTTCAAACTCAAGCAGCACAGATGTTGGTATGGAACTTAACCTTGGCATTCGCCAATGGCTTGGGCCTCAACTAGAAGTGGGCGGTAAAGCGGGTTACGTATCTATCGATAACGATGACGATTGGATCGGTTCAGTATACGCTCGTTTCCACTCTACAGAACTGTTCTCTCTAGGTGCTGAAGCGCGAATTAATGATTTCTATGGTGATCAAGTCATGTTCACTACTCGCTTCAAGTTCTAGTCTCAATTTGATTGAAACGTAGCTGGAGCAAAAAACAAAAACCGAGGCATTAACCTCGGTTTTTTGTTCTTAACATATTGACTCGTTGCAATGACTAACTCGAATGAAGTGGCCAAAAGCTTCCAACTTCCTTTTGTCGCTTTCAACGCTCACTTTAATGACTCGCTAACTTCATCCTAAACGAGTCAATCATTATGAAACTAAATAAACTTACTCACACATCGCCAGCAACTGTTTTTTGCGTGGTTCTTGAATGAGTTTCCAGTGAACACCGTCGATCGCGCCAGCAAACTTCCACAATAGTTTCACATCAACATCACTCCCGTACGCAACTCGTACTTTGTTGAATACTTCTACTGGGCCAAGTTCCAAAAACGTTTCTACGTCATCGATACCAGCTTTTTTCACCATACGCTCTAGCGTCAATTGCATGTTTGGTAGATCACGCAGACGTCTACTGGCTGAAGACTTTTGGTATTTACGTTCCTTAATTGAGCAGTCTATAGATTTTTGTAACAGCTCATCAAGACCAGCAAAGCCAGCATCGAATAAATCTGTTACATCGTAATAGTTAACTGTTGCCGTCGTTTGTTTTTTGACGTGCTTATATTTTTCACAGTTAAGTTGAGTAAACTCTGCGTCGAGTTCGTCGCCGCCACGCAAATAACAACAGTCGTTACTTACCAAGGCAAACATAGCGTCATTGCTGAATAAACCAATGCCGCCGAACATTGAACGTTTTTGATACTCACTAAAATTGCTTACATAGTTAAAAAAAGCTTGGTCTGTCATGTCCATTGACCTCTTTAATCTGAATAAATTACCCCGATTAGCGATGTCACCAGATGAACAGCAGCTTAGTGCGAATTATAAAATGTCGATATGTTGGCGATATTTTTGTGAATTGCGCTCACCAACTGCCTTAATCATACTTAACGTTGAAAAATAAGTTAGGATCTATGTCACATATGCCAAAGTACAAATTCAACATACGTGATTAGTTTCACATTTACCCATCCTAAACCGATATTTTTTTGACACAAGCACTGCCAAAAACTGAACGCCACGGTGATTAATACAGCAATTGCGAGAGTGAAATAGGTATTTAATTGATAACTAACATACTGTGAGGGTACACTGTACGAAAGCTCTCTAGCACAGCGTCGTAATGGAACATCTATCATTTTTTTGGCTACCCAATAACAAAGATAAGCTTATAAAAGCATTGGAATCTGAGTTCGCTCAGCTGGTAGAACAATCTATCTCTACCGGTAAAATATCCCTTCCTCCTATCCCAGATGTCGTACTCAAAATTCAACAGCTTTGTACTGAAGAAAACACCACGATTGCCGACGTTGCTAACGCACTACTCGAAGACCCAGGCCTTGCCGCTGTGGTTGTTCGTGTCGCTAACTCTGTTATCTTCAACCGTCGCAATATAACCTGTAACGATCTCATCACTGCGGTTTCTCGCTTAGGCATTCTGAGAGTAAGGGATATTGTTACTGCACAAGCGATTGAGCAACTCAAGCATTCGGTTAATTTAACTAAAGAATGTAACGCAATCTTAGTGAAGAGTGCTGCTGTTTCTCGTGAACTCGGGGCAACAATGGTGTTAGTGGTTCAAGAATTTAGAAAGCACGAACCTGCGACCTACGGACATTTGGAGCAAGAGAAAGCCTTACTCGTTGGCTTGCTTGCAGATATCGGTTTGTTCTGTCTTATTAATGAATACCACTTGTACCTCGATAAAGGGAATTACCTCGATTCTGATATTGCTTTGCAAATATTCCAAACTCGCTGCTCTGCAACCAGTAAACTCGTGCTTGAGAAATGGGGCTTTGATAATGACTTCCGTGAAGTGTCTTCAAACGAAAAATATCAAGCATCTCGTCCAGAAGTTAGCTATTTAGACATTGCTCGTATCGCTAACCATCTACTAATGTTCCGAAATCAGGATGAGCGAATTGAAGAACACGAAGTAGAATTTAATTTAACTGGTGCAGAAGTCTTGTATGAACTCAGTAATATGAGTGATACTGACTTCCAGAGTGAAATTAAAGAAGTTCTCAGTGCTAGCGGCCTTTAATCTCCCAATACATCAAATCCAGCCACGTTAAAGCTCAAATAGTGTTTTGATTCGTTTATACGTGGCTAAGTTATTCTGCTTACCTCATAAAGGAATCATTGAGTTTTATGTTCTCAGGGATGCTATTTATCTTCGCCCCATTGGTGGTGGGCTATTTAATTCCAATTTCTCGAGCTTCGATGTTGGAGAAAATCAACAAGTCGACCTCATACCTCATTTACGTCATTCTTTCTTTGATGGGTTTGAGCCTTGCGGCATTGGACAACCTTGGTAGTAATTTACAAACTATTCTTCTTTACGCTGGCACATTTTTCGCCTGCCTGAGCGTATGCAACCTACTCGCTTTACCTTTGGTCGATAAGCTGCTTCCTTTGCAAACCGATCAGAATCAAAAGAAACTTCCTCTTTCGTCAATGGCTTTAGAGTCAATCAAACTTGTCGTTGTTGTGGGTGGTGGCCTAGTTGCTGGCTTGTTTCTTCCTATTGGTTTGTCTTGGGTGGACACAGCGAGCGAGTGGATTTTATTCCTTTTGCTTTTCTTTATCGGCATTCAACTACGCAATAGTGGTTTGACGCTTAGACAAATCCTACTCAACAAGCAAGGTATGGCGATTGCGACAGTGATCATTGCAACGTGTATGCTTGGCGGCGTAATTGCTGCAATGATTTTGGATCTTCCTCTTTATCAAGCTTTGGCGATGTCGTCCGGTTTTGGCTGGTATTCACTTGCGGGTATTTTAATGGGAGATGCCTTTGGGCCCGTATTTGGCGGCGCGTCTTTCCTGATTGAATTAATGCGTGAGTTGGTTGCGCTGGTCGCTATTCCCCTGTTTATTCGCAGCTACCCTTGTACTGCGATTGGGTATGCTGGTGCAACTGCGATGGACTTTACCCTACCAGTTATTCAGACCACAGGTGGTGTTCGTTGCGTACCTGTTGCCATTGTTAGTGGCTTTATCTTGAGCTTATTAGTGCCAGTGATGATGCTTTTCTTTGTGTCACTTGCTAGCTAGATCTCAGGAATTTTCATTAACATCCATTACAATACGGCAAAAATTCAAATACCCAAGTAACGTCAAAATGCTCAATTCTAAGAGAATTTTCTGGTTTACCGTGCTGCTATCGGCCATTTTACTTTTTAATTCTTGGTTCGGTGACCAGTGAAAGAGCATCGCATGGTGCTTATTGGGGTTACGAAGGGAAAACAACCAAAAGGAAGAACAATGAAACGCTTTGTCGTTGCAGCGCTCCTCGCTACAAGCTCAACTTTTACTTTTGCTGCTGATCAGCAATGCTTAGCTTCGAAGTACGATGGTTATGTCGATGCCTCACTTCAATGGTATCAAGACCTCGTTGACTTAACTGTCTCTCAGTATCCGGATTTAAAAGAAGTCAGTCAGTGGTTCTTGGATGGTCGTAAACACCACTTCGAACTCAACCGTGAAGCAGTACATTATTTTCTAGAGAACGATCCAAGCCGTGTTGCAACAGAACAACCAGTAGAGGCTTGGCTTAAGCTTGAACAGCATGATGTGAAGCAACTTGCGACTCGCAGTGATGACCTTGGTCAGGCAGCACAAAAGACGTTCAGCGATCGTCAATCTGCTAAC from Vibrio hyugaensis includes:
- a CDS encoding TfoX/Sxy family DNA transformation protein; this translates as MDMTDQAFFNYVSNFSEYQKRSMFGGIGLFSNDAMFALVSNDCCYLRGGDELDAEFTQLNCEKYKHVKKQTTATVNYYDVTDLFDAGFAGLDELLQKSIDCSIKERKYQKSSASRRLRDLPNMQLTLERMVKKAGIDDVETFLELGPVEVFNKVRVAYGSDVDVKLLWKFAGAIDGVHWKLIQEPRKKQLLAMCE
- a CDS encoding HDOD domain-containing protein, producing MEHLSFFWLPNNKDKLIKALESEFAQLVEQSISTGKISLPPIPDVVLKIQQLCTEENTTIADVANALLEDPGLAAVVVRVANSVIFNRRNITCNDLITAVSRLGILRVRDIVTAQAIEQLKHSVNLTKECNAILVKSAAVSRELGATMVLVVQEFRKHEPATYGHLEQEKALLVGLLADIGLFCLINEYHLYLDKGNYLDSDIALQIFQTRCSATSKLVLEKWGFDNDFREVSSNEKYQASRPEVSYLDIARIANHLLMFRNQDERIEEHEVEFNLTGAEVLYELSNMSDTDFQSEIKEVLSASGL
- a CDS encoding lysine exporter LysO family protein, encoding MFSGMLFIFAPLVVGYLIPISRASMLEKINKSTSYLIYVILSLMGLSLAALDNLGSNLQTILLYAGTFFACLSVCNLLALPLVDKLLPLQTDQNQKKLPLSSMALESIKLVVVVGGGLVAGLFLPIGLSWVDTASEWILFLLLFFIGIQLRNSGLTLRQILLNKQGMAIATVIIATCMLGGVIAAMILDLPLYQALAMSSGFGWYSLAGILMGDAFGPVFGGASFLIELMRELVALVAIPLFIRSYPCTAIGYAGATAMDFTLPVIQTTGGVRCVPVAIVSGFILSLLVPVMMLFFVSLAS